The Buttiauxella selenatireducens genome has a window encoding:
- a CDS encoding DUF1883 domain-containing protein — protein MPVVKASLHLFGGDTVVVRCSNNCHIHLMSETRSAGKPQADILSVEDKQSAYLTVPYSGTWKVLIDSHSQSLEHSISYVAA, from the coding sequence ATGCCAGTAGTGAAAGCCAGTCTGCACCTTTTTGGCGGCGATACCGTGGTGGTTCGCTGTTCAAACAATTGCCATATTCATTTGATGAGTGAGACGCGTTCTGCGGGCAAACCGCAGGCCGATATTCTTAGCGTGGAAGATAAGCAGTCTGCTTATTTGACGGTGCCATACAGCGGGACGTGGAAAGTGCTGATTGATAGCCATAGCCAGTCGCTTGAGCATTCAATCAGTTATGTCGCTGCATAA
- a CDS encoding gamma-glutamylcyclotransferase, which produces MLTRDFLMKADCKTAFGSIEESLLWTPEQRSASLAATLACRPDSSPVWIFGYGSLMWNPAFEYEDSAAGTLVGWHRAFCLRLTAGRGTACQPGRMLALKEGGRTTGLAYRLPEEILVDELTLVWKREMITGCYLPTWCKLELDDGRVVNALVFIMDPRHPLYEADTRAEVIAPLIAAASGPLGTNAQYLFSLEQELMKRGMHDDCLDELVNKVRAWLQPNDDEGLQPGFA; this is translated from the coding sequence GTGTTAACACGTGATTTCTTAATGAAAGCGGATTGTAAGACAGCTTTTGGTTCCATTGAGGAATCGTTGTTGTGGACCCCTGAGCAGCGCTCGGCTTCACTTGCCGCAACGCTCGCCTGTCGTCCCGATAGCAGTCCCGTATGGATTTTTGGCTACGGTTCCCTGATGTGGAACCCGGCATTCGAATATGAAGATTCAGCCGCAGGAACGCTCGTTGGCTGGCATCGTGCATTTTGTTTACGTTTGACAGCGGGGCGCGGCACCGCTTGCCAGCCAGGACGCATGCTGGCACTGAAAGAGGGCGGGCGCACCACCGGTCTTGCGTATCGTCTACCCGAAGAGATTCTTGTAGACGAACTGACGCTGGTCTGGAAGCGAGAAATGATCACCGGCTGTTATTTACCCACCTGGTGCAAACTTGAGCTGGATGATGGCCGGGTGGTCAATGCGCTGGTGTTTATCATGGACCCTCGTCATCCGCTTTACGAAGCCGATACCCGAGCTGAGGTGATTGCCCCATTAATTGCCGCCGCCAGCGGTCCATTAGGCACTAACGCGCAGTATCTGTTTTCGCTGGAACAAGAACTCATGAAGCGCGGAATGCATGATGATTGTCTTGATGAGTTGGTGAATAAAGTCAGGGCCTGGCTACAGCCAAACGATGATGAAGGGTTACAACCGGGATTTGCCTGA
- the chaA gene encoding sodium-potassium/proton antiporter ChaA, whose protein sequence is MTKTQHEAVKTRHKESSLIFPVLALAVLAIWGGSQSLPAVVGINILALVGILSSAFSVVRHADVLAHRLGEPYGSLILSLSVVILEVSLISALMATGDAAPTLMRDTLYSIIMIVTGGLVGFSLLLGGNKFATQYMNLFGIKQYLIALFPLAVIVLVLPTALPAGNFSTGQALMAAAISAAMYGVFLLIQTKTHQSLFVYEHEDESDDDDPHHGKPSAHSSTWHAIWLIVHLIAVIAVTKMNAVPLESLLSTLNAPAQFTGFLIALLILSPEGLGALKAVLSNQVQRAMNLFFGSVLATISLTVPAVTLIAMLTGNDLTFGLGMPELVVMLTSLVLCQISFSTGRTNVLNGTAHLALFAAYLMTIFA, encoded by the coding sequence TTGACCAAAACACAACATGAGGCGGTGAAAACCCGTCATAAGGAGAGTTCCCTCATTTTCCCGGTTTTAGCGCTGGCTGTATTGGCGATTTGGGGAGGGAGCCAGTCTTTGCCAGCGGTTGTTGGGATAAATATTCTGGCCCTGGTGGGCATTTTAAGTAGCGCCTTTAGCGTGGTTCGTCATGCTGACGTACTCGCGCACCGTTTGGGTGAACCCTACGGTTCTCTGATTCTGAGTCTTTCCGTCGTTATTCTTGAAGTCAGCTTAATTTCCGCATTGATGGCAACGGGTGATGCTGCGCCGACGCTGATGCGTGACACACTCTATTCCATCATTATGATTGTGACGGGTGGCCTGGTCGGCTTCTCATTGCTGCTCGGTGGCAATAAATTTGCCACGCAATATATGAATCTGTTTGGTATCAAACAGTATTTAATTGCCCTTTTCCCACTAGCGGTGATTGTGCTGGTGTTACCTACCGCGCTGCCCGCAGGCAACTTTAGCACCGGCCAGGCGTTAATGGCGGCCGCGATTTCCGCAGCAATGTATGGTGTATTCTTGTTAATTCAAACCAAGACGCACCAAAGTCTGTTCGTTTACGAGCATGAAGATGAGTCTGACGACGACGATCCGCATCATGGCAAACCGTCTGCACACAGCAGCACCTGGCATGCCATCTGGCTTATTGTTCACCTGATTGCGGTCATTGCGGTCACCAAAATGAACGCGGTGCCACTGGAGTCACTGCTAAGCACGTTGAATGCTCCTGCGCAGTTCACCGGTTTCCTGATCGCGTTATTGATCCTCTCGCCTGAAGGTCTTGGCGCATTGAAAGCGGTATTGAGTAATCAGGTTCAGCGTGCCATGAATCTGTTCTTCGGTTCGGTACTGGCAACCATTTCATTGACGGTCCCGGCGGTTACGCTTATCGCGATGTTGACAGGCAACGACCTGACCTTTGGCTTAGGGATGCCGGAGTTAGTGGTGATGCTGACTTCGTTAGTGTTGTGCCAGATTTCGTTTTCAACCGGGCGTACCAATGTGCTTAACGGCACCGCGCACCTGGCGCTGTTTGCCGCTTATTTGATGACGATTTTTGCCTGA
- the sirB2 gene encoding invasion regulator SirB2, with product MATYFALKHLHILTVFISISLFVLRYWWQYRDSAMSNKRWVRIVPHVNDTVLLVSGAALVMITHFYPFTPQGAWLTEKLFGVIIYIVLGFIVLGKRPRSQQIRLFAFLLALVVLYIIIKLATTKIPLLG from the coding sequence ATGGCAACTTACTTCGCGCTCAAGCATTTGCATATACTGACGGTCTTCATTTCCATCAGTTTGTTCGTTTTACGCTACTGGTGGCAATACCGCGATTCAGCCATGTCGAACAAGCGCTGGGTACGCATTGTGCCGCATGTGAATGACACGGTATTGCTGGTCAGTGGTGCTGCGCTGGTGATGATTACGCATTTCTATCCCTTCACACCGCAAGGTGCATGGCTGACTGAGAAGCTATTTGGCGTTATTATCTATATCGTTTTAGGGTTTATCGTGCTGGGCAAACGCCCGCGCAGTCAGCAGATTCGGCTGTTTGCCTTTCTGCTGGCCCTGGTGGTGCTTTACATCATCATTAAACTCGCCACCACAAAAATACCATTATTGGGGTAA
- the sirB1 gene encoding invasion regulator SirB1 gives MRSLADFEFNQAPLCEGMILVSQLIRDDFPAEEVRAQLESLASLAREEICEGLHQDVQLEKLVELFYGSWGFKDASGVYRLSDALWLDSVLNKRQGSAVSLGAILLWIAERLDIPLNPVIFPTQLILRGDWMDGEMWLINPFNGDTLNEHTLEVWLKGNVGPTAELFDEDLDEADNAEVVRKLLDTLKSALMEERQMELALRTSEALLQFNPEDPYEIRDRGLIYAQLDCEHVALTDLSYFVEQCPEDPISEMIKAQINSISQKQITLH, from the coding sequence ATGAGGTCGTTAGCCGATTTCGAATTCAATCAGGCGCCGTTGTGCGAGGGCATGATTTTAGTCTCGCAGTTGATCCGTGATGATTTCCCGGCAGAAGAAGTACGTGCACAACTGGAAAGCCTGGCGAGCCTGGCGCGTGAAGAGATCTGCGAAGGTCTTCACCAGGATGTGCAACTCGAAAAATTAGTCGAACTGTTTTACGGCAGTTGGGGTTTCAAAGACGCCAGTGGCGTTTACCGTTTATCCGACGCATTGTGGCTCGATAGTGTGCTGAACAAACGTCAGGGGAGTGCGGTGTCGCTGGGGGCCATTCTTTTGTGGATTGCCGAGCGTCTCGATATTCCGTTAAATCCGGTCATTTTCCCGACCCAGCTGATTTTACGCGGCGACTGGATGGACGGCGAAATGTGGCTTATCAATCCTTTTAACGGCGATACGCTCAACGAGCACACGCTGGAAGTGTGGTTGAAAGGTAATGTCGGGCCAACAGCTGAACTGTTCGATGAAGATTTAGATGAAGCAGATAACGCGGAAGTAGTGCGTAAACTACTCGACACCCTGAAATCCGCGCTGATGGAAGAACGTCAAATGGAGCTGGCACTGCGTACCAGCGAAGCGTTGCTCCAGTTCAATCCGGAAGATCCGTATGAAATCCGCGATCGCGGTTTGATTTATGCTCAACTCGATTGTGAACATGTGGCACTCACCGACCTCAGCTATTTTGTTGAGCAGTGCCCGGAAGACCCGATTAGCGAAATGATCAAAGCGCAAATCAACTCGATTTCGCAAAAGCAGATAACTTTGCATTAA
- the kdsA gene encoding 3-deoxy-8-phosphooctulonate synthase, whose protein sequence is MKQKVVSIGDINVANDLPFVLFGGMNVLESRDLAMRICEHYVTVTQKLGIPYVFKASFDKANRSSINSYRGPGLEEGMKIFQELKQTFGVKIITDVHEASQAQPVADVVDVIQLPAFLARQTDLVEAMAKTGAVINVKKPQFVSPGQMGNIVDKFHEGGNDQIILCDRGANFGYDNLVVDMLGFSVMKQVSNGSPVIFDVTHALQCRDPFGSASGGRRAQVTELARAGMATGLAGLFIEAHPDPDNARCDGPSALPLAKLEPFLKQIKAIDDLVKNFEPLDTSK, encoded by the coding sequence ATGAAACAAAAAGTGGTTAGTATTGGTGATATCAACGTCGCAAACGACCTACCGTTTGTTCTGTTTGGCGGTATGAACGTGCTGGAATCACGCGACCTGGCGATGCGTATTTGTGAGCATTACGTCACTGTGACCCAGAAACTGGGCATCCCGTACGTATTCAAAGCATCCTTCGATAAAGCCAACCGTTCATCCATCAACTCCTATCGTGGCCCTGGTCTCGAAGAAGGGATGAAGATTTTCCAGGAACTGAAGCAAACCTTCGGCGTGAAAATCATCACTGATGTTCATGAAGCAAGCCAGGCACAACCTGTTGCCGATGTGGTTGACGTTATCCAGCTGCCTGCATTCCTTGCACGCCAGACTGACCTGGTAGAAGCGATGGCGAAAACCGGCGCGGTTATCAACGTCAAAAAACCACAGTTCGTAAGCCCGGGCCAAATGGGTAACATCGTTGATAAGTTCCACGAAGGTGGCAACGACCAGATTATCCTGTGTGACCGTGGTGCAAACTTCGGTTATGACAACCTGGTTGTCGACATGCTGGGCTTTAGCGTAATGAAACAAGTTTCTAATGGCTCACCGGTAATCTTTGATGTGACCCATGCCCTGCAATGCCGTGACCCGTTTGGTTCTGCATCTGGCGGTCGTCGTGCGCAGGTAACAGAACTGGCGCGTGCAGGTATGGCGACTGGCCTGGCGGGTCTGTTTATCGAAGCGCACCCGGATCCAGACAACGCACGTTGTGATGGCCCATCAGCACTGCCGCTGGCGAAACTTGAACCGTTCCTCAAGCAAATCAAAGCGATTGACGACCTGGTCAAGAACTTCGAACCGCTTGATACCAGTAAGTAA